In a single window of the Halomicroarcula saliterrae genome:
- a CDS encoding NADH-quinone oxidoreductase subunit J: MALYESIAFALFALVTVGSAAGVVLVRDVWHSALLLGVSLVSVAVFYVLNMAAFVATMQILVYVGGVLILITFAVMLTREDESAIEVTP, from the coding sequence ATGGCACTGTACGAGTCAATCGCGTTCGCGCTGTTCGCTCTGGTGACGGTGGGGAGCGCGGCCGGCGTCGTGTTAGTCCGTGACGTCTGGCATTCAGCGCTGTTACTGGGCGTCTCGTTGGTCAGTGTCGCCGTGTTCTACGTGCTGAACATGGCGGCGTTCGTCGCAACGATGCAAATCCTCGTCTACGTCGGCGGCGTTCTCATCCTCATCACGTTCGCCGTGATGCTGACGCGTGAGGACGAATCCGCCATCGAGGTGACGCCATGA
- a CDS encoding DUF7553 family protein — MNKHFEDARYYLKRAGETAGKGLKEELEPVEARFRKLTGAEEEPEPSRLEAVKADLKTLQERAEGEAETAIGQARERIGNYRGKQPAEA, encoded by the coding sequence ATGAACAAACACTTCGAAGACGCTCGGTACTACCTCAAGCGCGCCGGCGAGACTGCGGGCAAAGGGCTCAAAGAGGAACTCGAACCGGTCGAGGCGCGGTTCCGGAAACTCACCGGCGCCGAGGAAGAGCCGGAACCGAGCCGGCTGGAGGCCGTGAAAGCCGACCTGAAGACCCTCCAGGAGCGAGCCGAGGGCGAGGCCGAGACCGCCATCGGACAGGCCCGCGAACGGATTGGGAACTACCGCGGGAAACAGCCCGCCGAGGCGTAG
- a CDS encoding MBL fold metallo-hydrolase, which yields MFTRVSIPTPFQVGAVNAYLAGRTVVDPGPDSEEAWSRLLEALEARELAPSDISQVVVTHPHPDHFGLAHRFRDAGARVLASSGGAAIMRDFGARLRYEQSYFVDFFERCGISRETASAVTQLPEAFLPYAESVETDRELNAGDTVTVDDEPLTVDSVAGHAVGELIFSYDHEGGREAIVGDTVLGDITPNPFLQPPPTAGSERPRVLPAFNESLRWLREQGHDRFLTGHREPVESPQARIDAILTEHDQRSDEVADIVGEGATTPVDVMTALFGDLPATEYFAGMSEAVGHLDVLEARERVEKRSSGGVFVYELQ from the coding sequence ATGTTCACACGGGTGTCGATTCCGACGCCGTTCCAGGTCGGTGCGGTCAATGCGTACCTCGCGGGCCGGACCGTCGTGGACCCGGGTCCCGACAGCGAGGAGGCCTGGTCCCGACTGCTCGAAGCGCTCGAAGCCCGCGAGCTCGCGCCGAGCGATATCTCACAGGTGGTCGTCACCCACCCCCACCCGGACCACTTCGGGCTGGCCCACCGGTTCCGGGACGCCGGCGCACGGGTGCTGGCCAGTTCCGGCGGGGCAGCCATCATGCGGGACTTCGGCGCCCGACTGCGCTACGAGCAGTCCTACTTCGTGGACTTCTTCGAGCGCTGTGGCATCTCCAGGGAGACCGCCAGTGCCGTCACACAGCTCCCAGAGGCGTTTCTACCGTACGCCGAGAGCGTCGAGACAGACCGAGAACTGAACGCCGGTGACACCGTCACAGTGGACGACGAACCCCTGACCGTCGACAGCGTCGCGGGCCACGCCGTCGGCGAACTGATATTCTCCTACGACCACGAGGGTGGCCGGGAGGCCATCGTCGGCGACACAGTGCTCGGCGACATCACGCCGAACCCGTTCCTCCAGCCGCCACCGACCGCGGGCAGCGAGCGACCCCGGGTGCTCCCGGCGTTCAACGAGTCGCTGCGTTGGCTCCGCGAACAGGGCCACGACCGGTTTCTGACGGGCCACCGCGAGCCAGTGGAGTCACCGCAGGCGCGCATCGACGCCATCCTCACGGAGCACGACCAGCGAAGCGACGAAGTGGCCGACATCGTCGGGGAGGGCGCGACGACGCCGGTGGACGTGATGACCGCGCTGTTTGGCGACCTCCCGGCGACGGAGTACTTCGCGGGCATGAGCGAGGCCGTCGGCCATCTGGACGTGCTGGAAGCGCGAGAGCGAGTCGAAAAACGGTCGAGCGGCGGCGTGTTCGTCTACGAGCTACAGTAG
- a CDS encoding complex I subunit 4 family protein has translation MLVETLLLVTLLGAGVVMLAPDRYAGKLAAGISVIPVALTTYMYYVFLTDYNGAGNALLSPEGVAFGTQVPWLQLGDYTVQYYVGLDGVSMPLLALTTILTTLAIVSAWTPIDERQSQFYGLMLLMEVSLIGVFTALDFFLWFVFWEGVLIPMYFLIGVWGGPRRKYAAIKFFVYTNVASLVMFAGLFALVFATDLTTLSLPAMATAFRTATGLPTIAGYSLATISFVLMFFGFAVKVPVFPLHTWLPDAHVEAPTPVSVMLAGVLLKMGTYALLRFNFTMLEETARALAVPLAIVGVVSVIYGAMLALAQRDLKRIVAYSSISSMGYVILGLVAFTPLGMGGATFQMVAHGLISGLMFMTVGVIYNTTHTRMVGDMSGLADRMPWTVGIFVAAAFGYMGLPLMAGFAAEFFIFKGAFDAATLGASAPVLTSLAMFGIVIVAGYLLWAMQRTLFGAFRLETDYEVGPAAFHDVAPLAVLLLLVIALGVAPDLSLDMIQHAVAPLTGGGA, from the coding sequence ATGCTGGTCGAGACACTCCTGCTCGTCACGCTGCTCGGAGCCGGCGTCGTCATGCTGGCCCCGGACCGCTACGCCGGGAAGCTCGCAGCCGGTATCAGCGTGATTCCGGTCGCGCTGACGACCTACATGTACTACGTCTTCCTGACGGACTACAACGGCGCGGGCAACGCACTGCTCTCGCCCGAAGGAGTCGCCTTCGGGACGCAGGTGCCGTGGCTGCAACTGGGCGACTACACCGTCCAGTACTACGTCGGACTCGACGGCGTGAGCATGCCGCTGCTCGCGCTGACGACCATCCTGACGACGCTGGCCATCGTCTCCGCGTGGACGCCCATCGACGAGCGCCAGTCCCAGTTCTACGGCCTGATGCTTCTGATGGAAGTGAGTCTCATCGGCGTCTTCACCGCGCTCGATTTCTTCCTCTGGTTCGTCTTCTGGGAGGGCGTGCTCATCCCGATGTACTTCCTCATCGGCGTGTGGGGCGGCCCGCGCCGGAAGTACGCGGCTATCAAGTTCTTCGTCTACACGAACGTCGCCTCCCTGGTGATGTTCGCCGGGCTGTTCGCCCTCGTGTTCGCGACGGACCTGACGACGCTGTCCCTGCCCGCGATGGCGACGGCGTTCCGCACCGCGACCGGGCTGCCGACCATCGCCGGCTACAGCCTGGCGACGATTTCCTTCGTCCTGATGTTCTTCGGCTTCGCGGTGAAGGTGCCAGTCTTCCCGCTGCACACGTGGCTGCCCGACGCCCACGTCGAGGCCCCGACGCCGGTGTCGGTGATGCTCGCCGGCGTCCTCCTGAAGATGGGGACCTACGCGCTGTTGCGGTTCAACTTCACGATGCTTGAAGAGACCGCTCGCGCACTCGCCGTGCCGCTGGCCATCGTCGGCGTCGTCTCGGTCATCTACGGGGCGATGCTCGCACTGGCCCAGCGTGACCTCAAGCGCATCGTCGCGTACTCCTCTATCTCGTCGATGGGGTACGTGATTCTGGGCCTGGTCGCGTTCACCCCGCTCGGGATGGGCGGTGCGACGTTCCAGATGGTCGCCCACGGCCTCATCTCCGGGCTGATGTTCATGACGGTCGGCGTCATCTACAACACGACCCACACCCGGATGGTCGGGGACATGTCCGGCCTCGCCGACCGGATGCCGTGGACGGTCGGCATCTTCGTCGCGGCCGCGTTCGGCTACATGGGGCTGCCCCTGATGGCCGGCTTCGCCGCCGAGTTCTTCATCTTCAAGGGCGCTTTCGACGCGGCCACGCTCGGCGCGAGCGCGCCGGTGCTTACGTCACTGGCGATGTTCGGCATCGTCATCGTCGCCGGCTACCTGCTGTGGGCGATGCAGCGGACCCTCTTTGGCGCCTTCCGTCTGGAGACCGACTACGAGGTCGGCCCCGCCGCGTTCCACGACGTGGCGCCCCTCGCGGTCCTGCTCTTGCTCGTCATCGCGCTCGGTGTCGCACCCGACCTCTCACTCGATATGATCCAACACGCCGTTGCCCCGCTCACCGGAGGTGGTGCATAG
- the nuoL gene encoding NADH-quinone oxidoreductase subunit L yields MSAFTYAPAIVLLPFVSFLVALFAGKRMPKGGALAGIAATGGSLLLSIWVTLTVAGFTGTSTSYNEFVYTWVAGVDSIALRFGLLLDPLSALMLLIVTLISFLVHIFSLGYMNDEGETGLPRYYAGLGLFTASMLGFVVANNLLMAFIFFELVGLCSYLLIGFWFREEGPPSAAKKAFLVTRFGDYFFLIGVVGILATFGTGLFAPITEGGQVVAQSFPALAEEAIVEGATENIAMLETVGMGAQQWFTVLGLLVLGGVIGKSAQFPLHTWLPDAMEGPTPVSALIHAATMVAAGVYLVARMYGFYAISPTALAVIALVGGFTALFAATMGVVKQEIKQVLAYSTISQYGYMMLALGSGGYVAAVFHLTTHAVFKALLFLGAGSVIIAMHHNENMWDMGGLKDRMPVTYWTFLSGSLALAGIVPFAGFWSKDEVLYEALIHGLGSSGGLGPVYLLAYAMGLLAVFMTGFYTFRMVYLTFHGEPRTDIARDPVSVGWNVKGPLSVLGVLAATVGLINMKPVAELTDTNIDFLHAWLHGPDEGGWPAQLGTGLVRYEELLHDVGGVSAGEPLGAIGTLLASAALSLALAVAGLLVARSLYSGPEPVEHTDKLGGVKTLLMHNYYQDEYQVWLATGFTYPIARAMDKFDQGFVDGVVNGISSVSLFGGSRIRRIQSGVVSNYATLLTLGLVLLLVVFGIAGGWF; encoded by the coding sequence ATGTCTGCATTCACATACGCTCCGGCGATTGTCCTGTTACCGTTCGTATCGTTCCTCGTGGCGCTGTTCGCGGGCAAGCGCATGCCGAAAGGCGGCGCGCTCGCGGGCATCGCCGCGACGGGTGGGTCGCTGTTGCTCTCCATCTGGGTCACACTGACCGTCGCCGGCTTCACCGGGACGAGCACGTCGTACAACGAGTTCGTCTACACGTGGGTCGCGGGCGTAGACTCTATCGCGCTCCGCTTTGGCCTGCTGCTCGACCCGCTGTCGGCGCTCATGCTCCTGATAGTCACCCTCATCTCCTTCCTGGTCCACATCTTCTCGCTGGGCTATATGAACGACGAGGGCGAGACCGGTCTCCCGCGTTACTACGCCGGCCTCGGACTGTTCACGGCGAGCATGCTCGGCTTCGTCGTGGCCAACAACCTCCTGATGGCCTTCATCTTCTTCGAGCTGGTGGGGCTGTGTTCGTACCTCCTCATCGGCTTCTGGTTCCGTGAAGAGGGCCCGCCCAGCGCCGCGAAGAAGGCGTTCCTGGTCACCCGATTCGGTGACTACTTCTTCCTCATCGGCGTCGTGGGCATCCTCGCGACGTTCGGGACCGGCCTGTTCGCCCCCATCACCGAGGGCGGTCAGGTCGTCGCCCAGAGCTTCCCGGCGCTGGCCGAGGAGGCGATCGTCGAGGGCGCGACCGAGAACATCGCGATGCTCGAAACCGTCGGCATGGGCGCCCAGCAGTGGTTCACGGTGCTCGGCCTGCTCGTCCTCGGCGGCGTCATCGGCAAGTCCGCGCAGTTCCCGCTGCACACGTGGCTCCCCGACGCGATGGAGGGTCCGACGCCCGTCTCGGCACTGATTCACGCGGCGACGATGGTCGCGGCCGGTGTCTATCTGGTCGCCCGGATGTACGGCTTCTACGCCATCTCCCCGACGGCGCTCGCGGTCATCGCGCTGGTCGGCGGGTTCACCGCGCTGTTCGCGGCGACGATGGGCGTCGTCAAACAGGAGATAAAACAGGTGCTCGCGTACTCCACCATCTCCCAGTACGGCTACATGATGCTCGCGCTGGGCTCGGGTGGCTACGTGGCCGCGGTCTTCCACCTGACCACGCACGCCGTGTTCAAGGCGCTTCTCTTCCTCGGCGCCGGGTCGGTCATCATCGCCATGCACCACAACGAGAACATGTGGGACATGGGTGGCCTGAAAGACCGGATGCCGGTGACCTACTGGACGTTCCTCTCCGGCTCGCTGGCACTCGCCGGCATCGTCCCCTTCGCCGGCTTCTGGTCGAAAGACGAGGTGCTGTACGAGGCGCTTATCCACGGACTCGGCAGCTCGGGCGGTCTCGGGCCGGTCTATCTCCTCGCGTACGCGATGGGGCTGCTGGCCGTCTTCATGACCGGCTTTTACACCTTCCGAATGGTGTATCTCACCTTCCACGGCGAGCCTCGGACCGACATCGCCCGTGACCCCGTCTCGGTCGGCTGGAACGTCAAGGGGCCGCTCTCTGTCCTCGGCGTGCTCGCCGCGACCGTCGGCCTCATCAACATGAAGCCGGTCGCGGAGCTCACCGACACGAACATCGACTTCCTGCACGCGTGGCTCCACGGGCCCGACGAGGGCGGCTGGCCCGCACAGCTCGGGACCGGCCTCGTCCGATACGAGGAGCTGCTCCACGATGTCGGGGGCGTCTCGGCGGGCGAACCGCTGGGCGCCATCGGCACGCTGCTGGCCTCGGCGGCCCTCTCGCTGGCGCTGGCAGTCGCCGGCCTGCTCGTCGCCCGCTCGCTGTACAGCGGTCCCGAGCCGGTCGAGCATACGGACAAACTCGGCGGTGTGAAGACGCTACTCATGCACAACTACTACCAGGACGAGTATCAGGTGTGGCTCGCGACCGGGTTCACGTACCCGATCGCTCGTGCGATGGACAAGTTCGACCAGGGCTTCGTCGACGGCGTGGTCAACGGTATCTCCAGCGTGAGTCTCTTCGGTGGCTCCCGCATCCGGCGTATCCAGTCCGGCGTCGTCAGCAACTACGCGACGCTGCTGACGCTGGGGCTCGTGCTACTGCTCGTCGTCTTCGGTATCGCTGGGGGGTGGTTCTGA
- a CDS encoding NADH-quinone oxidoreductase subunit N, translating into MVDPTWLATAPALAFGAAALVLLLADSVDPDSTNTTVLGGIAVTGSLVSLAAAVYLIYGGTGIPTAQGGSGSAVLFGGQLVVDQMALFFMAITASVTTLVTLASMDYVREHAYQAEFYSLVLLSATGMSLLAAANSLATAFVAFELISLPSYALVAFLKKNRGSVEAGLKYFLIGAVSSAVFAYGISLVYAATGVLRFDAVATAIRSGTVQTIVDGSVEAQASGASVPMSILGVGILMIIGGLAFKMAAVPFQFWAPEAYEGAPAPISAFLSSASKAAGFVIAFRAFAVAFPIGALVETGGAIDWFVVFQVLAIATMFVGNFAAATQEKVKRMLAYSSIGHAGYVLIGLAALTATGDGMALSMSAGMAHLLVYGFMNTGAFLFIALAEYWGVGRRFEDYNGLGKQAPVACAAMTVFLFSLAGLPIGGGFFSKFYLFSATLNVGAWSLAAALIINSALSLFYYSRVVKAMWIEEPTGERTIESYPTGLYTAIVAAAVVTVLLIPGFSYVSEVAFRAVELL; encoded by the coding sequence ATGGTCGACCCGACGTGGCTGGCGACTGCGCCAGCGCTGGCCTTTGGCGCGGCAGCGCTGGTGCTGTTGCTCGCCGACAGCGTCGACCCGGACAGCACGAACACGACGGTGCTGGGCGGTATCGCCGTCACGGGTTCGCTCGTCTCGCTGGCCGCCGCGGTGTACCTGATATACGGCGGCACCGGTATTCCCACGGCGCAGGGCGGGTCCGGCAGCGCCGTCCTCTTTGGCGGCCAGCTGGTCGTCGACCAGATGGCGCTGTTCTTCATGGCCATCACCGCGAGCGTCACCACCCTGGTGACGCTGGCCAGCATGGACTACGTCCGCGAGCACGCCTACCAGGCGGAGTTCTACTCGCTGGTCCTGCTGTCGGCGACGGGGATGAGCCTGCTCGCTGCGGCCAACAGCCTGGCGACGGCCTTCGTCGCCTTCGAGCTCATCTCCCTGCCGTCGTACGCGCTCGTGGCGTTCCTGAAGAAGAACCGGGGAAGCGTCGAGGCCGGCCTGAAGTACTTCCTCATCGGCGCTGTCTCCTCGGCCGTGTTCGCCTACGGTATCTCGCTGGTGTACGCCGCGACCGGCGTCCTGCGGTTCGACGCCGTCGCGACGGCTATCCGCTCTGGAACGGTCCAGACAATCGTCGACGGGTCCGTCGAGGCACAGGCGAGTGGCGCTTCGGTGCCGATGTCCATCCTCGGCGTCGGTATCCTGATGATTATCGGCGGACTGGCGTTCAAGATGGCCGCCGTGCCGTTCCAGTTCTGGGCCCCGGAGGCCTACGAGGGCGCGCCGGCACCCATCTCGGCGTTCCTCTCGTCGGCGTCGAAGGCCGCCGGCTTCGTCATCGCCTTCCGCGCGTTCGCCGTCGCCTTCCCCATCGGTGCGCTCGTCGAGACCGGCGGCGCCATCGACTGGTTCGTCGTCTTCCAGGTGCTCGCTATCGCGACGATGTTCGTCGGGAACTTCGCCGCGGCAACCCAGGAGAAAGTCAAGCGGATGCTGGCCTACTCCAGCATCGGGCACGCTGGCTACGTCCTCATCGGACTGGCCGCACTGACCGCCACCGGTGACGGGATGGCCCTCTCGATGAGCGCCGGGATGGCCCACCTGCTCGTCTACGGCTTCATGAACACCGGCGCGTTCCTCTTTATCGCCCTCGCCGAGTACTGGGGCGTCGGCCGACGCTTCGAGGACTACAACGGACTGGGCAAGCAGGCACCGGTCGCCTGTGCGGCGATGACGGTCTTCCTGTTCAGTCTGGCCGGCCTGCCCATCGGCGGCGGGTTCTTCTCGAAGTTCTACCTGTTCTCGGCGACGCTGAACGTCGGCGCGTGGTCGCTCGCGGCCGCGCTGATCATCAACAGCGCGCTCAGCCTGTTCTACTACTCCAGAGTGGTCAAGGCGATGTGGATCGAGGAGCCCACGGGCGAACGCACCATCGAGTCGTACCCGACGGGGCTGTACACCGCTATCGTCGCCGCAGCGGTCGTGACCGTCCTCCTGATTCCCGGCTTCAGCTACGTCTCCGAGGTCGCCTTCCGCGCCGTCGAGCTACTGTAG
- a CDS encoding complex I subunit 1/NuoH family protein, whose translation MAPESAPLPETLAELAGLDPNSVPVMILTSLVGAALIGTLMMTNTALAGPWAKRKITAAFTDRIAVDRIGPFGLLIIVADSVRLLSKELIVPDGVDRPAWDLAPLLIASSALLGFAVIPMGNGLHLADPEVGLAYVFATASMASVGLVMAGYASNNKYSFLGGLRAVAQNVAYEIPLILTGASVVIFAGSLQMSEIVAAQSQTLVGPIPSWYAFVNPFAFVLFMIANLAEVGRNPFDIPEAPTEIVAGYQTEYSSVYFVLIYLGEFIHIFLGGAIIATIFLGGPAGPVLPGIVWFLIKIWGVFLFTQWARSAIPRVRIDQLIEIGWKGMLVLSLANLLLTAVIVGVVA comes from the coding sequence ATGGCGCCGGAGTCGGCCCCGCTCCCCGAGACGCTGGCGGAGCTCGCGGGTCTCGACCCCAACAGCGTTCCGGTGATGATCCTGACGAGCCTCGTCGGCGCGGCCCTCATCGGCACGCTGATGATGACCAACACGGCCCTCGCCGGTCCGTGGGCGAAACGGAAGATAACGGCCGCGTTCACCGACCGTATCGCCGTCGACCGTATCGGCCCGTTCGGGCTGCTCATCATCGTGGCTGACTCGGTACGGCTGCTCTCGAAGGAGCTCATCGTCCCCGACGGCGTCGACCGCCCCGCGTGGGACCTCGCACCGCTGCTCATCGCGAGTTCGGCGCTGCTTGGCTTCGCAGTCATCCCGATGGGGAACGGCCTCCATCTGGCCGACCCCGAAGTCGGACTGGCCTACGTGTTCGCGACGGCCTCGATGGCCTCTGTCGGGCTGGTGATGGCCGGCTACGCGTCGAACAACAAGTACTCGTTCCTCGGCGGGCTGCGCGCGGTCGCACAGAACGTCGCCTACGAGATTCCGCTCATCCTCACCGGCGCGTCGGTCGTCATCTTCGCCGGCTCGCTCCAGATGAGCGAGATCGTCGCGGCCCAGTCCCAGACCCTCGTCGGGCCGATTCCGTCGTGGTACGCCTTCGTCAACCCCTTCGCGTTCGTGCTGTTCATGATCGCGAACCTGGCGGAGGTCGGCCGCAACCCGTTCGACATCCCGGAGGCGCCGACGGAGATTGTCGCGGGGTATCAGACCGAGTACTCCTCGGTGTACTTCGTGCTCATCTACCTCGGCGAGTTCATCCACATCTTCCTCGGTGGCGCCATCATCGCCACCATCTTCCTCGGTGGACCGGCCGGCCCGGTGCTGCCGGGTATCGTCTGGTTCCTCATCAAAATCTGGGGCGTCTTCCTCTTTACCCAGTGGGCCCGCTCGGCGATTCCGCGCGTCCGAATCGACCAGCTCATCGAAATCGGCTGGAAGGGCATGCTCGTGCTCTCGCTGGCGAACCTGCTGTTGACGGCGGTCATCGTCGGGGTGGTCGCCTGA
- a CDS encoding proton-conducting membrane transporter gives MTNKPRLNTEGNYVAGLAAVALFVVLAAVFVTASFPAPAGFPESSAVTKSLGAAMFDIAPSAIMDDGEAAVPGEGFLVAFLLIGVLLDAALDGAVMLAKREEAGENVGLGTQSEGTDDDAVATDGGTPSDGGDE, from the coding sequence ATGACGAACAAACCACGGCTCAACACCGAGGGGAACTACGTCGCCGGACTCGCCGCTGTGGCGCTGTTCGTCGTCCTCGCTGCCGTGTTCGTGACAGCCTCTTTCCCCGCACCGGCGGGGTTTCCGGAGTCGTCCGCAGTCACGAAGAGCCTGGGTGCGGCGATGTTCGACATCGCACCCAGCGCCATTATGGACGACGGTGAGGCGGCCGTCCCCGGTGAGGGCTTCCTGGTCGCGTTCCTCCTGATAGGTGTCCTCCTCGATGCCGCGCTGGACGGTGCGGTGATGCTGGCAAAGCGAGAGGAGGCAGGTGAGAACGTCGGCCTCGGTACCCAGAGCGAGGGCACCGACGACGACGCCGTGGCAACCGATGGGGGCACCCCGTCCGACGGAGGTGACGAATAG
- a CDS encoding DNA methyltransferase codes for MTEESSNYRQSRLFTTDEGEFDERRAKADALPIEDGDVVDTDELSDHQRYVEGRGIYDERNDVNDLTGREWKFATKSVLPEQYPPDFQHDLRSQHGGQKPPRLCLELIRRFSTSGDLILDPFAGVGGTLLGASLAEYEGSGRRDAIGFERNGEWVDLYHEVLEAENEDRADRGEGPLADQDMRRGDCLDLVDELATDAVDFLLTDVPYWDMDKVEQTRNETETRSSKLEAFDGDGLQDKAAWLDDMGRKFEQFRRVVKDDGYVAVFIGDMYREQSYNMLSSELASRIVDAGYTMKADLIWYDPSKDLHVYGYPFSFIPSMVHQNILVFRNE; via the coding sequence ATGACCGAGGAGTCGTCGAACTACAGGCAAAGCCGTCTCTTCACGACCGACGAGGGGGAGTTCGACGAGCGCCGCGCGAAGGCGGACGCGCTGCCCATCGAGGACGGTGACGTCGTCGATACGGACGAACTCTCCGACCACCAGCGGTACGTCGAGGGGCGCGGTATCTACGACGAACGCAACGACGTGAACGACCTGACGGGTCGGGAGTGGAAGTTCGCGACCAAGTCCGTCCTCCCGGAGCAGTACCCCCCCGATTTCCAGCACGACCTGCGGAGCCAGCACGGCGGCCAGAAGCCGCCCCGCCTGTGTCTGGAGCTGATTCGGCGGTTCAGCACGTCGGGCGACCTGATTCTCGACCCGTTCGCCGGCGTCGGCGGGACACTTCTCGGTGCGTCCCTCGCCGAGTACGAGGGCTCGGGCCGTCGCGACGCGATCGGGTTCGAGCGGAACGGCGAATGGGTCGACCTCTATCACGAGGTGCTCGAAGCCGAAAACGAAGACCGGGCTGACCGTGGTGAGGGTCCCCTCGCCGACCAGGACATGCGCCGGGGCGACTGTCTCGACCTGGTGGACGAACTCGCGACCGACGCCGTCGATTTCCTGCTGACCGACGTGCCCTACTGGGATATGGACAAGGTGGAACAGACCCGCAACGAGACCGAGACGCGCTCCAGCAAGCTGGAGGCGTTCGACGGGGACGGCCTGCAGGACAAAGCGGCCTGGCTGGACGATATGGGCCGGAAATTCGAGCAGTTCCGTCGCGTGGTGAAAGACGATGGCTACGTCGCCGTGTTCATCGGCGATATGTACCGCGAGCAGTCCTACAATATGCTGTCCTCCGAACTCGCCTCGCGCATCGTCGATGCCGGATACACGATGAAGGCCGATCTCATCTGGTACGACCCCTCGAAGGACCTCCACGTGTACGGCTACCCGTTCTCCTTTATCCCGTCGATGGTCCACCAGAATATTCTGGTCTTCAGAAACGAGTAG
- a CDS encoding NuoI/complex I 23 kDa subunit family protein, with translation MIGIMKSMATTMKHALDGETFTVEYPDVTPEVSPRFRGVHKFSQERCIWCRQCENVCPNNTIQIVQDDQRNGEQYNLHIGQCIYCRLCEEVCPTDAILLTQNFEFTADTKDEFAYDKEQLKNVPWYKDIDPLESREPDRGAWIGEGEGEIDYQ, from the coding sequence ATGATTGGCATCATGAAATCCATGGCGACGACGATGAAACACGCCCTCGACGGGGAGACGTTCACGGTGGAGTACCCGGACGTCACACCCGAGGTGAGCCCCCGCTTCCGTGGCGTCCACAAGTTCAGCCAGGAGCGGTGTATCTGGTGTCGCCAGTGCGAGAACGTCTGCCCGAACAACACCATCCAGATCGTTCAGGACGACCAGCGCAACGGCGAGCAGTACAACCTCCACATCGGCCAGTGTATCTACTGCCGGCTGTGCGAGGAGGTCTGCCCGACGGACGCCATCCTGCTGACCCAGAACTTCGAGTTCACCGCGGACACGAAAGACGAGTTCGCCTACGACAAAGAGCAGCTCAAGAACGTCCCGTGGTACAAGGATATCGACCCGCTGGAGTCCCGAGAGCCGGACCGCGGTGCGTGGATCGGTGAGGGCGAAGGCGAGATCGACTACCAGTAG
- the nuoK gene encoding NADH-quinone oxidoreductase subunit NuoK, producing MAVPAEAYLLLSAAIFCIGLFGVLTRRNALIFLMSVELMLNAANINFVAFSLQHGNLTGQVFALFGMAIAAAEVAVGIGIILVLYRNFTDVDVTKATTMRW from the coding sequence GTGGCTGTTCCCGCCGAAGCCTACCTGCTGCTCTCCGCGGCTATCTTCTGTATCGGCCTGTTCGGCGTGCTGACGCGGCGCAACGCGCTCATCTTCCTGATGTCGGTCGAGCTGATGCTGAACGCGGCCAACATCAACTTCGTGGCGTTCTCGCTCCAGCACGGCAATCTCACCGGTCAGGTGTTTGCCCTGTTCGGGATGGCCATCGCGGCCGCCGAGGTGGCGGTCGGTATCGGCATCATCCTCGTTCTGTACCGTAACTTCACCGACGTGGACGTGACGAAAGCGACGACGATGAGGTGGTAA